The Amycolatopsis sp. DG1A-15b genome window below encodes:
- a CDS encoding MFS transporter, with product MGTSLGGGYWRLWTSAALSNLADGILKFALPLLAIGYTRSPALIAGLTFAFTLPWLVFALPAGATADRRDRRSLMLLANVARATLLAGLLVAVLLDAGSIWILYVAALGTGIAETCYDTASQAIVPQLVGRDKLPRANSRLYAAETTALELAGPPAAGLLVATAASLSLATPIALWAAAVVVLLFVRGSFKVGTTDRRPRLRTEIAEGLRFVWRTGILRTFTLMTGIFNFASSAILAVFVLYAVGPDSAMGLSGEAYGWLLSLVAAGCLAGSFFAEPAERALGTARAIGIAFFLGAASLGVPALTADPVIIGAAFFAGGVGLIVSNVTTVSLRQRITPDRLLGRINSSHRLVAYGTRPLGALAGGLLAQSFGLHAVFAVMSLLAVSTVFGATQVTATAVAEAERQAVRSSA from the coding sequence ATGGGGACATCGCTTGGCGGTGGGTACTGGCGGCTGTGGACGTCGGCCGCCCTGTCCAACCTCGCCGACGGGATCCTCAAGTTCGCCCTGCCGCTGCTGGCGATCGGGTACACGCGTTCGCCGGCCCTGATCGCCGGCCTGACGTTCGCGTTCACGCTGCCGTGGCTGGTCTTCGCGTTGCCGGCGGGTGCGACCGCCGACCGCCGGGACCGTCGCTCGCTGATGCTGCTCGCGAACGTCGCCCGCGCCACGCTGCTCGCCGGGCTCCTCGTGGCCGTGCTGCTCGACGCCGGCTCCATCTGGATCCTGTACGTCGCCGCGCTCGGCACCGGTATCGCGGAAACGTGCTACGACACCGCGTCCCAGGCGATCGTGCCGCAGCTGGTCGGACGCGACAAGCTGCCGAGAGCGAACAGCCGGCTGTACGCGGCCGAGACGACGGCGCTGGAGCTCGCCGGTCCCCCGGCCGCCGGTCTGCTCGTCGCCACGGCGGCGTCGCTGTCGCTGGCCACCCCGATCGCCCTCTGGGCGGCCGCGGTCGTCGTCCTCCTGTTCGTCCGCGGCTCGTTCAAGGTGGGGACCACCGATCGGCGCCCCCGGCTGCGCACCGAAATCGCCGAGGGACTGCGGTTCGTGTGGCGCACCGGCATCCTGCGCACGTTCACCCTGATGACGGGCATCTTCAACTTCGCCAGCAGCGCGATCCTGGCCGTCTTCGTGCTGTACGCCGTGGGCCCGGACTCGGCGATGGGGCTGTCGGGGGAAGCGTACGGCTGGCTGCTCAGCCTGGTCGCCGCCGGCTGCCTCGCCGGTTCGTTCTTCGCCGAGCCGGCCGAGCGCGCATTGGGCACGGCGCGCGCCATCGGCATCGCCTTCTTCTTGGGCGCCGCGTCCCTGGGTGTTCCGGCGTTGACGGCCGACCCGGTGATCATCGGCGCCGCCTTCTTCGCCGGCGGTGTCGGCCTCATCGTCTCCAACGTCACGACCGTCTCCCTGCGCCAGCGGATCACCCCGGACCGGCTTCTCGGACGCATCAACAGTTCCCACCGCCTCGTGGCGTACGGCACGCGGCCCCTCGGCGCGCTCGCGGGCGGGTTGCTCGCCCAGAGCTTCGGCCTGCACGCGGTGTTCGCCGTGATGAGCCTGCTGGCCGTGTCCACCGTCTTCGGCGCGACGCAGGTGACCGCAACGGCCGTGGCCGAGGCCGAACGCCAAGCCGTGCGAAGCTCGGCCTAG
- a CDS encoding BTAD domain-containing putative transcriptional regulator, whose product MRFRILGTLEVTAYGSRITLASPRQQRALAVLLLNAGAVVPVERMVDALWDDEPPATAVKQVRNCVSGLRARLGELGGAIVTDGPGYRLQIDADDLDSLRFRRHVAAARGLAGQAKLVDAVEEIRAALALWRGPALDGLRTTTLAGRAALLDEQRADAVELCAEWRLRLGETGEVVRDLTEFCGEHPTRELSHLLLMRALAKEGRYAEASTLFHGLRRRLADELGVDPNPDLRRLHEQILAAATPGDGEPEPEPPAQHQFDRAVTELAEAVTWQWRAEAELRSLHRPQPIMLRWSAVGRTGKSALRGDLGDIAATFTALPVRQLVVLGDPGSGKSVLALMLTLELLRTRTADAPVPVLLSLASWDPRREHLDRWLAARLADNHPALLNAREYGTDAPTRLVLGGHVVPVLDGLDEMPADLRVAALDALDQTVGAGRSLVLTCRSAEYEQATRESGTVLGAATVVRLEPVVRQEAITYLSARQGEDRWLPVADRLRREPDAALARVLRTPLMVDLARIGYGRPPADPAELLAAEDAAALEGQLLDSFVPNAYAQVPQPPGRNPKTSPSGRYTAEQATRWLGFLARHLERARSRDLAWWQLYRAVPAGTRSVLIGVLVAVFFVITGWVDDGPALAAVYGSSFGGAACLAHRFGRPPEPLRTELRFAGAARKFAGRFAIGAAVGVLLGLGWSLAAGLVVFLALVFGLVFAVHVWLAKPVDASRVSSPRTILRNERTGAIALSVSFLVSLGLFDGMAFAFTAQTRFLPVLGGRFDLALAIAAGVAGASFGFFMGRGVAAACYGVAAALVGGQVFPAATNAVTPIVAGVCFGAGIGMTVLVTRAWGNYFVHHLWLAATGRLPWRLMHFLDDAHRRGVLRQAGGVYQFRHARVQERLAALGDD is encoded by the coding sequence ATGAGGTTCCGGATTCTCGGGACGCTGGAAGTGACGGCGTACGGGAGCCGGATCACCCTGGCGAGCCCGCGGCAGCAGCGCGCGCTGGCCGTCCTGCTGCTCAACGCGGGCGCCGTCGTCCCGGTGGAGCGCATGGTCGACGCGCTCTGGGACGACGAGCCGCCGGCGACGGCGGTGAAGCAGGTGCGCAACTGCGTTTCCGGGTTGCGGGCCCGGCTCGGCGAACTCGGCGGGGCGATCGTCACCGATGGTCCCGGGTACCGCCTGCAGATCGACGCCGACGACCTCGACTCCCTCCGCTTCCGCCGGCACGTCGCGGCGGCGCGGGGACTCGCCGGGCAGGCCAAGCTCGTCGACGCCGTCGAAGAAATCCGGGCCGCGCTCGCCCTGTGGCGCGGGCCCGCGCTCGACGGGCTGCGGACGACCACGCTCGCCGGCCGGGCCGCGCTGCTCGACGAACAACGCGCCGACGCTGTCGAACTCTGTGCCGAATGGCGGCTGCGGCTCGGCGAAACGGGCGAAGTCGTCCGAGACCTGACGGAGTTCTGCGGCGAGCACCCGACGCGCGAGCTGTCCCACCTGCTGCTCATGCGCGCCCTCGCGAAGGAAGGCCGCTACGCCGAAGCCTCGACGCTGTTCCACGGCCTGCGCCGGCGGCTGGCCGACGAACTCGGCGTCGACCCCAATCCCGACCTGCGGCGGCTCCACGAGCAGATCCTCGCCGCGGCCACGCCCGGCGACGGCGAACCCGAGCCGGAACCCCCGGCGCAACACCAGTTCGACCGGGCGGTCACCGAGCTGGCCGAAGCCGTCACGTGGCAGTGGCGCGCCGAAGCCGAGCTGCGTTCGCTGCACCGGCCGCAGCCGATCATGCTGCGCTGGTCGGCGGTCGGGCGCACCGGGAAATCCGCGCTGCGCGGCGACCTCGGCGACATCGCGGCGACGTTCACCGCGTTGCCCGTGCGGCAGCTGGTCGTGCTCGGTGATCCCGGCTCGGGCAAGTCGGTGCTCGCCCTGATGCTGACGCTCGAGCTGCTGCGCACCCGCACCGCGGACGCCCCGGTGCCGGTGCTGTTGTCGCTGGCGTCGTGGGATCCGCGGCGGGAGCACCTCGACCGGTGGCTGGCGGCCAGGCTCGCCGACAACCACCCGGCCCTGCTCAACGCCCGCGAGTACGGGACCGACGCCCCGACCCGGCTCGTCCTCGGCGGCCACGTGGTCCCGGTCCTCGACGGTCTCGACGAGATGCCGGCCGACCTGCGCGTCGCCGCGCTGGACGCCCTGGACCAGACCGTGGGGGCGGGCCGCTCGCTGGTGCTCACCTGCCGCTCCGCCGAGTACGAGCAGGCGACGCGCGAGTCCGGCACGGTGCTGGGCGCCGCCACGGTGGTGCGGCTCGAACCGGTCGTCCGGCAGGAGGCGATCACCTACCTGTCCGCGCGGCAGGGCGAAGACCGCTGGCTTCCCGTCGCCGACCGGCTGCGCCGCGAGCCGGACGCCGCGCTGGCCCGGGTGCTGCGGACGCCGTTGATGGTCGATCTCGCCCGGATCGGCTACGGCCGCCCGCCGGCCGATCCCGCGGAACTGCTCGCCGCCGAAGACGCCGCGGCGCTCGAAGGGCAGCTGCTCGACTCCTTCGTCCCCAACGCCTACGCGCAGGTTCCGCAGCCACCGGGGCGGAACCCGAAGACGAGCCCGTCCGGGCGGTACACCGCGGAGCAGGCCACCCGCTGGCTCGGTTTCCTGGCCCGGCACCTCGAACGCGCGCGCAGCCGTGACCTGGCCTGGTGGCAGCTGTACCGCGCGGTGCCCGCCGGAACCCGGTCGGTCCTGATCGGTGTGCTGGTCGCGGTGTTCTTCGTGATCACCGGCTGGGTCGACGACGGACCGGCGCTGGCGGCGGTCTACGGCTCGTCGTTCGGTGGCGCCGCCTGCCTGGCCCACCGCTTCGGCCGGCCGCCGGAGCCGCTGCGCACGGAGCTGCGGTTCGCCGGCGCGGCCCGGAAGTTCGCCGGCCGCTTCGCGATCGGTGCCGCGGTGGGTGTCCTGCTCGGCCTGGGCTGGTCGCTGGCGGCCGGTCTGGTCGTCTTCCTGGCGCTGGTGTTCGGCCTGGTGTTCGCGGTGCACGTGTGGCTGGCGAAACCGGTCGACGCGAGCCGCGTGTCGAGCCCGCGGACGATCCTGCGCAACGAGCGGACCGGCGCGATCGCGTTGTCCGTGTCGTTCCTGGTGTCCTTGGGGCTGTTCGACGGGATGGCGTTCGCGTTCACGGCCCAGACGCGGTTCCTCCCGGTGCTGGGCGGCCGCTTCGACTTGGCGCTGGCCATCGCGGCCGGGGTGGCGGGCGCGTCGTTCGGGTTCTTCATGGGCCGCGGCGTGGCGGCGGCGTGCTACGGCGTGGCGGCCGCGCTGGTGGGCGGCCAGGTGTTCCCGGCGGCGACGAACGCGGTGACCCCGATCGTGGCCGGCGTGTGTTTCGGCGCAGGCATCGGCATGACGGTCCTGGTGACCCGGGCGTGGGGCAACTACTTCGTCCACCACCTCTGGCTCGCGGCAACGGGCCGCTTGCCGTGGCGCCTGATGCACTTCCTCGACGACGCGCACCGGCGAGGGGTGCTGAGGCAGGCCGGAGGCGTGTACCAGTTCCGCCACGCGCGGGTGCAGGAGAGGCTGGCCGCGCTCGGCGACGACTAG
- a CDS encoding SEFIR domain-containing protein — MTNGERPRVFISYAQDSAEHQDLVRQFATFLQSQLGVEVFFDQWVDGSRLDWSLWASQHLTKADFVLAIASPAYKRRAEGDEVADIGRGSQFEAAMIRDNLTRDLPRETRRILPVVLPGRTVAEIPSFLNAHSTTRYEITEFTLEGAASLLAAFTGVPRFAPPKIGEWVGSWHANRPASKPAPGPQLLTTVLRPVASTSDIRFTGAEIDGLHRGSSIVYRPQLFANDPQGVVEYNLSRRYRRFEAVAGVLDDADEADQVGYFQVFLDNVSQGQFRARMGEPAWIECDLTNALRMRLVAWRPGMTVHPLAAGAAMAVGRSNRLPSLGWGDPALVE; from the coding sequence ATGACCAACGGAGAACGCCCGAGAGTCTTCATCAGTTACGCACAGGACTCGGCAGAACACCAGGACCTCGTCCGGCAGTTCGCCACTTTCCTGCAATCCCAGCTGGGCGTGGAGGTTTTTTTCGACCAATGGGTCGACGGTTCCCGGCTGGACTGGTCGCTCTGGGCGTCCCAACACCTCACCAAGGCGGACTTCGTGCTGGCCATCGCCTCGCCCGCCTACAAGCGCCGCGCCGAGGGCGACGAGGTCGCCGACATCGGGCGGGGCTCCCAGTTCGAGGCGGCGATGATCAGGGACAACCTGACGAGGGACCTGCCACGGGAAACCCGGAGAATCCTTCCGGTGGTTCTTCCCGGCCGCACGGTCGCCGAAATTCCCTCGTTCCTCAACGCCCACTCGACCACCCGGTACGAAATCACCGAGTTCACCCTCGAAGGCGCCGCGAGTCTCCTGGCCGCGTTCACCGGTGTCCCCCGCTTCGCGCCACCGAAAATCGGCGAATGGGTGGGCTCGTGGCACGCGAACCGGCCCGCGAGCAAGCCGGCGCCGGGCCCGCAACTGCTCACCACCGTCCTCCGGCCGGTCGCCAGCACGTCGGACATCCGCTTCACGGGCGCCGAAATCGACGGGCTGCACCGCGGGTCCAGCATCGTCTACCGGCCGCAGCTCTTCGCCAACGACCCGCAGGGCGTGGTCGAGTACAACCTGAGCCGCCGGTACCGCCGCTTCGAGGCGGTCGCCGGGGTGCTCGACGACGCCGACGAGGCCGACCAGGTCGGTTACTTCCAGGTGTTCCTCGACAACGTGTCCCAAGGGCAGTTCCGGGCGCGGATGGGCGAGCCGGCCTGGATCGAGTGCGATCTCACGAACGCGCTGCGGATGAGGCTCGTCGCTTGGCGCCCCGGGATGACCGTCCACCCGCTGGCCGCCGGGGCGGCGATGGCGGTCGGCCGGTCGAACCGGCTGCCGTCACTCGGGTGGGGCGACCCGGCACTGGTCGAATAG
- a CDS encoding dienelactone hydrolase family protein: MRFTSQTSSDGVTEQFFTLDEFPGVLWTPEDASGTRPLILLGHGGRQHKTAPSTVSRARCYAAEGFAVVAIDAPHHGDRPQDEEFGRIVAAMRAGMAAGENPGALVADMHSYLAGQAVADWQAVLTAVQSLDQVGAGPVGYCGMSMGCGLGIPLIAAEPRIRAAVLGLLGVHGLAEDAARITAPVQFLVQWDDELVPRDQSLALFDALGSSEKTLHANTGTHGDVPSFEVDSSLRFFTRHLS; the protein is encoded by the coding sequence ATGCGCTTCACCTCTCAGACGTCGTCGGATGGCGTCACCGAACAGTTCTTCACCCTCGACGAATTCCCCGGCGTGCTGTGGACGCCGGAAGACGCCTCTGGCACTCGTCCCCTGATTCTGCTGGGCCACGGCGGCAGGCAGCACAAGACGGCCCCCAGCACCGTGTCCCGCGCCCGCTGCTACGCCGCCGAGGGCTTCGCAGTCGTCGCGATCGACGCGCCCCACCACGGCGACCGGCCCCAGGACGAGGAGTTCGGCCGGATCGTGGCCGCCATGCGGGCCGGCATGGCCGCCGGTGAGAACCCGGGCGCGCTGGTCGCCGATATGCACAGCTACCTGGCCGGTCAGGCCGTGGCGGACTGGCAGGCGGTCCTGACCGCCGTCCAGAGCCTCGACCAGGTCGGCGCCGGACCGGTGGGCTACTGCGGGATGTCGATGGGCTGCGGGCTCGGCATTCCGCTCATCGCCGCAGAACCCAGGATCCGGGCCGCGGTGCTGGGCCTGCTCGGAGTGCACGGGCTGGCCGAAGACGCCGCGCGGATCACTGCACCGGTGCAGTTCCTGGTCCAGTGGGACGACGAGCTGGTTCCGCGGGACCAGAGCCTGGCGTTGTTCGACGCGCTGGGCTCATCCGAGAAGACGCTGCACGCCAACACGGGCACCCATGGGGACGTGCCGTCGTTCGAAGTGGACAGCTCTCTGAGGTTCTTCACCCGGCATCTGAGCTGA